CAAAATAAAAAATTGGTGTTGGTTGATGATTAAGGTTGATGATTAGTGTTTTGAAAAATTCATGCTAATGTATATTTTGTAGTTCTGCCTCTTCCAGTACTTTTTATTAACTTTTTATTTTTTAATTTTTGAATAATCTTATAACTGGCCTGCGGAGAGATATTCAACATCTTTTGGATATCTTTGTTCTGAATAATTTCTTTTTCTTCAAGAAGGTTTAATACTGAAATTTCATTTGGAGTCAATTCGATGGTTCTGTCATATCTTGATGTGATTTTGGACAGATTTAATACTTCTGATTTGACTTGATCAATTGAATATAATACTCCCTGACAAAAATATTCTAACCAGTTTGTTAAATCGTTGTTTTTGTCTGCACTGTTCAGCGCAGCAGTGTATGCCTGTCTGTCCTGATTGTAATATTCATCTAAAGTGAAATAGTTATTGATGTTAAATCTGTGGATGGATAAGATTAATGTTGCCATTAGTCTGCTGGTACGGCCGTTCCCATCAATGAACGGGTGGATGCGCACTAATTCATAATGGAGAATTCCTGCGATGATGACGGGATACAGTTCAGCTGTTGAATTGTTCAGCCAGTCCAATAATTCGTCAATTAGGTAGGGTACTTTGTATGAGTCCGGGGGCACATAATTTACCTCTCCGGTATGGGGATTGCCAATGACTACTGGAGTATCTCTGAATTTGCCTTCATATTTGCAATCTCTTAACAAGTCTTTTGTCAAATCCTTATGCACAGACAAAATTGTGTCTTTTGTAATGATTTCATCGGAATAGTCATTTAAATGATTCAATACATTGAAATAATTCAATACTTCCTGTTCTGCTTTTGTAGTTGGTTTTTGATTGTTATTAATTAATGTTTTTACTTCATCTAAATTTAATGGATTTCCTTCAATTGATGTTGAATAGTGTGAAGACTTAATGAGGGCGTCCTGTTTTAATTGAGTATCGTATGATGGGATTATTTTTGTATGGCTAATGACTTCTTTAGCTGAAGCGATTTTTGCAATATAATTAACGATTTTGTTTGTAAAGGTAAATTTTGGTTCATACATAATATCAGCTTATTTTTCTTAATTGTTACTATGTATATGGTTGATGATTAAGTTATTTTTTGGTTGATGATTAATTTTTTTAAATTCTTTAAACTGCTTGTTTTTTAATTTTAAGCATTTTAATTCAAAATAAAAAATTGGTGTTGGTTGATGATTAAGGTTGATGATTAGTGTTTTGAATTCACAGTTAAACTCGGCAATTGCATATGCAATTTTCAGGATTGCAAAACACCTAAAATTTCACTGCCCGATATGAAATAAGCTTAAACTTTTATATGCTAGGTTTGATAAACATTACATACAATGAATCGATCTGTTAAAATTTTACTTGTAATGCTTATTTTGCTTGTTGCTTTTGCAGCAATAATAACTTTAACACAAGATAAGGACCCGTTTTTAAATGAAAATACAACAATTCTTGGAAGCAACTCCAACGGTACAGTCTACAAGATGGTGTGCGGAAACAATTCGTCTTCAGATACTGCTATCGTGATACTGGGAGTTCACAGCCTTGAAAGCGGAATTCACAACGCTACCTATGAGGCATTATTGAATTTCACCCATGACAATTCCCTAAATAGAAAATACATTGTTTACTTTATCCAGCTAAACTTCAAGGACAGCGGAATGAACACAAGCGACTATGATACCAACAGACATATGGGTGAGCTTCTGGCACATGACTATATCGTTCCGGACATTGAAAACTATAATCCTTACGTTGTAGTTGACGTTCATGAGATGGAAAGCTACTGGGACCTCCAGAGATATGTGGGAGTCCTTGACAACAAGTCCGATGTGGAAAGGGAGTATGCAAAAGAAATCGGAAGTAACATAAACTATCCTGTGTATCCAATCAGAGGTGGAACTTCACCTGAATGGGTTACAATACCGGTTTCCCAAAAGCATCACAATACAATTCTCTTTGAAACCGCACAAAGCGACACACAGTACAACAAGACTCTCACTGCTATCGAATTGGTCAGGGCCATTGACCGTCTGACAGTCTATTGAACCGTAATGTGATGAAATTCAGTGTTAAAAGCAGAACTATTGGTCGTTAATGTCAAATGAGGTTATTTTGCAAGGGTTTTTTCGACGAAATCCTTGCTGACATTTAGTGTTTCAATTATTTCGTTAATTGTGCATCCGTGGTTTTTAAGGTTGATTATTATTTTTTCATTGTTTTCATTTATTTTGTCTTGTGCGTATTCTTGTGCGTATTCTTCTACATTTTTCATGTTTCCACCTACTATGTTGGTTATTCTTTTTCTTAGCATGAATTTTGTTGATATTATTGGTAGTATTTGTTTTTGGTGAATTGTGTATTGTTCTTTGTGGATTTTGATGTTGGTTTTTTTTGGGAGTCAAGGGATTTCGCAAGTGTTTTTTCGACGAAATCCTTGCTGACATTTAGTGTTTCAATTATTTCGTTTATTGTGAATCCTTTGTTTTTAAGGTTGATTATTATTTTTTCAGTGTATTTATTTAGTTTGTCTTCTGCATAGTCTTGTGCATAGTCTTGTGCGTATTCTTCTACATTTTTCATGTTTCCACCTACTATGTTGGTTATTCTTTTTCTCAGCATGAATTTTGTTGATATTATTGGTAGTATTTGTTTTTGGTGAATTGTGTATTGTTCTTTGTGGATTTTGATGTTGGTTTTTTTTGGGAGTCAAGGGCAAGGGGTTTTTTTGTGATCTTATTTCGCAAGTGTTTTTTCGACGAAATCTCTGCTTCTTCCGGTTATTTTTAATATTTCTTCTATTGTGTGGCCGTGGTTTTTAAGGTTGATTATTATTTTTTCATTGTTTTCATTAACTTTGTCTTTTGCATAGTCTTGTGCGTATTCTTCTACATTTTTCATGTTTCCACCTACTATGTTGGTTATTCTTTTTCTCAGCTTTTTGTCTTTGACGAATTTGTCGCATAGCATCAGGACGATTCCTTTGGCAAATTGTGCAATGTCA
Above is a genomic segment from uncultured Methanobrevibacter sp. containing:
- a CDS encoding Fic family protein, which codes for MYEPKFTFTNKIVNYIAKIASAKEVISHTKIIPSYDTQLKQDALIKSSHYSTSIEGNPLNLDEVKTLINNNQKPTTKAEQEVLNYFNVLNHLNDYSDEIITKDTILSVHKDLTKDLLRDCKYEGKFRDTPVVIGNPHTGEVNYVPPDSYKVPYLIDELLDWLNNSTAELYPVIIAGILHYELVRIHPFIDGNGRTSRLMATLILSIHRFNINNYFTLDEYYNQDRQAYTAALNSADKNNDLTNWLEYFCQGVLYSIDQVKSEVLNLSKITSRYDRTIELTPNEISVLNLLEEKEIIQNKDIQKMLNISPQASYKIIQKLKNKKLIKSTGRGRTTKYTLA